A single genomic interval of Tsukamurella paurometabola harbors:
- a CDS encoding DUF7059 domain-containing protein gives MRLSPALAPLCRRLGPALAAAGFSESAVADRLGDAYGCLSRGEPGPVETVAAGRAPLDVLIRLFLAAAPVERAQVDGALAPVTVDEAIDAGLLEPAPDDPSRVRAALSLRPLDLPEGPQWFLSDLDGLMRPHPQHREHVLGVGHASQSLLRATPREPVGSVLDLGTGCGVHACAATRFADSVTATDVSERAAGFAAASAALNGVDVDVVTGDWFAPVAGRRFDLLLANPPFVVGEGRVDHTYRDSGLDLDGASELVVRGAPEHLAAGGTAALLASWVHRDDETWQARVASWLPAEGIEAWVLQRDVADPALYVGTWLRDEGLDPRVGEGRAKSDRWLAHLADAGVTGIGFGFVFLRSTDGPSEVVCEDLSHPFDDPLGDEVPAHFARMRWLRDADLDAARPLLGDDVALERVSTPGEEGWGEVAVRVTRMSGPRWVHELDDAGARLLAGCRGGLTTEDLALLLEAATGEDDLVDPARRLLADLFRHGFITFL, from the coding sequence GTGCGGCTCTCCCCCGCGCTGGCACCGCTGTGCCGCCGGCTCGGCCCCGCACTGGCCGCCGCCGGTTTCTCGGAATCGGCCGTCGCCGATCGCCTGGGCGACGCCTACGGATGCCTCTCCCGTGGCGAGCCCGGCCCCGTCGAGACCGTGGCGGCCGGCCGAGCGCCGCTGGACGTGCTCATTCGCCTGTTCCTCGCCGCCGCACCCGTCGAGCGCGCGCAGGTCGACGGTGCCCTCGCCCCCGTCACCGTCGACGAGGCGATCGACGCCGGGCTCCTCGAGCCCGCCCCGGACGATCCGTCCCGGGTCCGGGCCGCGCTGAGCCTGCGCCCCCTGGATCTGCCCGAGGGGCCGCAGTGGTTCCTCTCGGACCTCGACGGCCTGATGCGGCCGCACCCGCAACACCGCGAGCACGTCCTGGGCGTGGGGCACGCCTCGCAGTCGCTGCTGCGGGCGACGCCGCGGGAGCCCGTCGGTTCCGTCCTCGACCTGGGCACCGGCTGCGGCGTGCACGCCTGCGCCGCGACGCGGTTCGCCGACTCCGTGACCGCCACCGATGTGAGCGAGCGGGCCGCCGGATTCGCCGCGGCGTCGGCCGCGCTGAACGGCGTCGACGTGGACGTGGTGACCGGCGACTGGTTCGCTCCCGTCGCGGGGCGCCGTTTCGACCTGCTGCTGGCGAACCCGCCCTTCGTCGTGGGTGAGGGCCGCGTCGACCACACCTACCGCGACTCCGGACTCGATCTCGACGGCGCCTCCGAGCTGGTGGTGCGGGGCGCGCCCGAGCATCTCGCGGCGGGCGGCACGGCCGCGCTACTCGCGTCGTGGGTGCACCGCGACGACGAGACCTGGCAGGCGCGAGTCGCATCCTGGCTGCCCGCCGAGGGCATCGAGGCGTGGGTGCTGCAGCGCGACGTGGCCGATCCCGCGCTGTACGTGGGGACCTGGCTGCGCGACGAAGGGCTCGACCCCCGCGTCGGCGAGGGCCGCGCGAAGTCCGACCGATGGCTCGCGCACCTCGCCGACGCCGGCGTGACGGGCATCGGCTTCGGCTTCGTCTTCCTGCGGTCGACCGACGGGCCGTCCGAGGTGGTGTGCGAGGACCTGAGCCACCCCTTCGACGATCCACTGGGCGACGAGGTCCCGGCGCACTTCGCGCGGATGCGGTGGCTGCGCGATGCGGACCTGGACGCGGCCCGCCCGCTGCTGGGCGACGACGTCGCGCTCGAGCGGGTGTCGACGCCCGGCGAGGAGGGCTGGGGCGAGGTCGCCGTGCGCGTGACCCGGATGTCCGGCCCGCGCTGGGTGCACGAGCTCGACGACGCGGGTGCCCGCCTGCTCGCGGGGTGCCGCGGCGGACTCACCACCGAGGATCTCGCGCTGCTGCTCGAAGCGGCGACGGGCGAGGACGACCTCGTCGATCCGGCCCGCCGCCTGCTCGCCGACCTGTTCCGGCACGGATTCATAACCTTCCTCTAA
- a CDS encoding sigma-70 family RNA polymerase sigma factor, whose amino-acid sequence MAHRVNTASTAARPADRVRPPLTEADLDAQSPAADLVRVYLNGIGRTALLTAEDEVELAKRIEAGLYAQHLLATKKRMAASKKRDLAYIVRDGQAARQHLLEANLRLVVSLAKRYTGRGMPLLDLIQEGNLGLIRAMEKFDYAKGFKFSTYATWWIRQAITRGMADQSRTIRLPVHLVEQVNKLARIRRELHQQLGREATDAELAAESGIPAEKIADLMDHSRDPVSLDMPVGSDEEAPLGDFIEDSEAASAESAVISSLMHSDVRSVLATLDEREQQVIRLRYGLDDGQPRTLDQIGKLFGLSRERVRQIEREVMSKLRNGERADRLRAYAS is encoded by the coding sequence ATGGCACACCGCGTCAACACCGCTAGCACCGCAGCCCGCCCCGCTGATCGGGTGCGGCCCCCGCTGACCGAGGCCGATCTCGACGCACAGAGTCCCGCCGCGGATCTGGTGCGCGTGTACCTGAACGGCATCGGCCGCACCGCCCTGCTGACCGCGGAGGACGAGGTCGAGCTGGCCAAGCGCATCGAGGCCGGGCTCTACGCCCAGCACCTGCTGGCCACCAAGAAGCGCATGGCGGCGTCGAAGAAGCGGGACCTCGCGTACATCGTCCGCGACGGCCAGGCCGCCCGGCAGCACCTGCTGGAGGCCAACCTGCGCCTCGTGGTCTCGCTCGCGAAGCGCTACACCGGCCGCGGCATGCCCCTGCTGGACCTGATCCAGGAGGGCAACCTCGGCCTGATCCGCGCGATGGAGAAGTTCGACTACGCCAAGGGATTCAAGTTCTCGACCTACGCCACGTGGTGGATCCGGCAGGCGATCACCCGCGGCATGGCGGATCAGTCCCGCACCATCCGGCTCCCCGTCCACCTCGTGGAGCAGGTGAACAAGCTCGCCCGCATCCGGCGCGAGCTGCACCAGCAGCTCGGCCGTGAGGCCACGGACGCCGAGCTCGCGGCGGAGTCGGGCATCCCGGCGGAGAAGATCGCGGACCTCATGGACCACTCGCGGGACCCGGTCAGCCTGGACATGCCCGTCGGGTCCGACGAGGAGGCGCCCCTCGGCGACTTCATCGAGGACTCGGAGGCCGCTTCGGCGGAGTCCGCCGTGATCTCGAGCCTGATGCACAGCGACGTGCGCTCCGTGCTCGCGACCCTCGACGAGCGCGAGCAGCAGGTCATCCGCCTGCGCTACGGCCTCGACGACGGCCAGCCCCGCACCCTGGACCAGATCGGCAAGCTCTTCGGGCTCTCCCGCGAGCGCGTGCGCCAGATCGAGCGTGAGGTCATGAGCAAGCTCCGCAACGGCGAGCGGGCCGACCGCCTGCGCGCGTACGCGAGCTGA